One stretch of Callospermophilus lateralis isolate mCalLat2 chromosome 11, mCalLat2.hap1, whole genome shotgun sequence DNA includes these proteins:
- the Etv4 gene encoding ETS translocation variant 4, translating to MIPQGKLMDPGSLPPPDSEDLFQDLSHFQETWLAEAQVPDSDEQFVPDFHSENLAFHSPTTRIKKEPQSPCTDPALSCSRKPPLPYHHGEQCLYSSSSAYDPPRQVTIKSPTPGAPGQSPLQPFPRAEQRSFLRSSGTSQPHPGHGYLGEHSSVFQQPLDVCHSFTSSQGGGREPLPAPYQHQLSEPCPPYPQQSFKQEYHDPLYEQAGQAIGQGGVSGHRYPGAGVVIKQERTDFTYDSDVPGCASMYLHTEGFSAASPGDGAMGYGYEKPLRPFPDDVCVVPEKYEGDIKQEGVGAFREGPPYQRRGALQLWQFLVALLDDPTNAHFIAWTGRGMEFKLIEPEEVARLWGIQKNRPAMNYDKLSRSLRYYYEKGIMQKVAGERYVYKFVCEPEALFSLAFPDNQRPALKAEFDRPISEEDTVPLSHLDESPAYLPELTGPAQPFGPKGGYSY from the exons ATGATCCCGCAGGGGAAGCTCATGGACCCGGGCTCCCTGCCGCCTCCCGACTCTGAAG atctCTTCCAGGATCTAAGTCACTTCCAGGAGACATGGCTTGCTGAAG CTCAGGTACCAGACAGTGATGAGCAGTTTGTTCCTGATTTCCATTCAGAAAACT TAGCTTTCCATAGCCCCACCACCAGGATCAAGAAGGAGCCCCAGAGTCCCTGCACAGATCCGGCCCTGTCCTGTAGCAGAAAGCCGCCACTTCCCTACCACCATGGCGAGCAGTGCCTTTATTCCAG CTCCAGTGCCTATGACCCCCCCAGACAAGTCACCATCAAGTCCCCCACTCCTGGTGCCCCTGGACAATCGCCCCTGCAGCCCTTTCCCAGGGCAGAACAACGGAGTTTCCTGAGATCCTCTGGCACCTCCCAGCCCCACCCTGGCCATGGGTACCTCGGGGAGCATAG CTCCGTCTTCCAGCAGCCCCTGGATGTGTGCCACTCCTTCACATCTTCTCAGGGAGGGGGCCGGGAACCCCTCCCAGCCCCCTACCAACACCAGCTATCGGAGCCCTGCCCACCCTACCCCCAACAGAGCTTCAAGCAGGAATACCATGACCCTCTATATGAACAGGCGGGCCAGGCCATAGGCCAGGGTGGGGTCAGTGGGCACAGGTACCCAGGGGCGGGGGTGGTGATCAAACAGGAGCGGACAGACTTCACCTACGACTCAG ATGTCCCTGGGTGTGCATCAATGTACCTCCACACAGAGGGTTTCTCTGCGGCCTCCCCAGGTGATGGGGCCATGG GCTATGGCTATGAGAAACCTCTGCGACCATTCCCAGATGATGTCTGCGTTGTCCCTGAGAAATATGAAG GAGACATCAAGCAGGAAGGAGTTGGGGCATTCCGAGAGGGGCCACCCTACCAGCGCCGGGGTGCCTTGCAGCTATGGCAGTTTCTGGTGGCCCTACTGGATGACCCAACGAATGCCCATTTCATTGCCTGGACAGGCCGGGGGATGGAGTTCAAACTAATTGAACCTGAGGAG GTTGCCAGGCTCTGGGGCATCCAGAAGAACCGGCCAGCCATGAATTACGACAAGCTGAGCCGCTCACTGCGATACTATTATGAGAAAGGCATCATGCAGAAG GTGGCTGGTGAGCGATATGTATACAAATTTGTGTGTGAGCCTGAGGCCCTATTTTCTCTGGCCTTCCCGGACAATCAGCGTCCAGCTCTGAAAGCTGAATTTGACCGGCCAATCAGTGAAGAGGACACAGTCCCTTTGTCCCACTTGGATGAGAGCCCTGCCTACCTCCCAGAGCTGACTGGCCCTGCCCAGCCCTTTGGCCCCAAGGGTGGCTACTCTTACTAA